In a single window of the Anguilla rostrata isolate EN2019 chromosome 6, ASM1855537v3, whole genome shotgun sequence genome:
- the LOC135257487 gene encoding transcription factor 24-like encodes MAESRLGDSPSAGQSGAEGESRFGARGPQLGGGPSACRDSRKGVRSGSGGPKPQVYPANAARERSRVRNLRQAFHSLQAALPSVPPNTKLSKLDVLVLATNYIAHLTQTLDQGESPTERPPLCRAGGYLHPVKKWPMRSLLYCGSVGELLSGAPANQNAPSGEDDANPPAPDGEGHTEWSGQK; translated from the exons ATGGCGGAGAGTCGGCTGGGCGACAGCCCCTCGGCGGGCCAGAGCGGCGCGGAGGGGGAGAGCCGGTTCGGCGCGAGGGGCCCGCAGCTCGGTGGCGGGCCGTCCGCGTGCCGGGATTCCAGGAAGGGG GTGCGGTCCGGCTCGGGCGGCCCGAAGCCGCAGGTGTACCCCGCCAACGCGGCGCGGGAGAGGAGCAGGGTCCGAAACCTTCGGCAGGCCTTCCACAGCCTGCAGGCCGCCCTCCCCTCGGTGCCCCCCAACACCAAGCTCTCCAAGCTGGACGTCCTGGTCCTGGCCACCAACTACATCGCCCACCTCACCCAGACCCTGGACCAGGGGGAGTCCCCCACCGAGCGACCCCCTCTCTGCAGGGCAGGGGGCTACTTGCACCCAGTCAAG AAATGGCCGATGCGGTCCTTGCTGTACTGCGGAAGCGTGGGAGAGCTGCTGTCAGGAGCgccggccaatcagaacgcACCCTCCGGAGAGGACGATGCCAACCCACCGGCCCCTGACGGTGAGGGCCACACGGAGTGGAGCGGTCAAAAATGA
- the ephx1 gene encoding epoxide hydrolase 1 encodes MITEVLVALVLGAVVYVLLLRRRQEVLKTEDGWWGEGEPPDTPEDDTIHPFKVETSSEEIEDLHKRLDHTRPFPCLEDSQFNYGFNAKYLQKVVSYWRNDFDWKKQVEKLNRYPHFKTKIEGIDVHYIHVRPRNLPEGTSGVPLLMVHGWPGSFYEFYGILPLLTEPRNPDDFAFEVICPSIPGYGFSEAPRKKGFNSVCAARVFHKLMKRLGFTQFYAHGGDWGWLVTTNMAQLEPKTVKGLHINFAPPPKFGVGMAMSMLLGRRFPKLFGFTEHDLSRLFPVKQKLIVESLMETGYMHIQATKPDTIGRGLNDSPVGLAAYILEKFSTWTNPEFRNLEDGGLERNFSLDDLLTNVMIYWTTGSIISSMRFYKENFGEGLNQKHSKIPVYVPTGYAAFPNELMHTPKPWVKQMYRKLKSYTPMARGGHFAAMEEPQLMAEDIQNFIRKLEKRKRK; translated from the exons ATGATTACAGAGGTGTTGGTGGCCCTTGTCCTTGGGGCAGTCGTCTACGTCCTGCTGCTGAGAAGGAGGCAGGAGGTCCTGAAGACGGAGGATGGCTGGTGGGGCGAGGGAGAGCCCCCGGACACCCCTGAAGATGACACCATTCACCCCTTCAAGGTGGAGACCTCCAGTGAGGAGATAGAG GATCTGCACAAGAGACTGGATCACACAAGGCCTTTCCCCTGCCTAGAAGACAGCCAGTTCAACTATGGCTTCAACGCCAAATATCTGCAGAAAGTCGTGTCATACTGGAGGAATGACTTTGACTGGAAAAAGCAGGTGGAGAAACTCAACAGATACCCGCACTTCAAAACTAAAATCGAAG GGATCGACGTGCACTACATACACGTGCGTCCTCGGAACCTTCCGGAAGGGACCAGCGGCGTGCCCCTGCTCATGGTGCACGGCTGGCCCGGCTCCTTCTACGAATTCTACGGGATCCTGCCCCTGCTGACGGAGCCCAGGAACCCGGACGACTTCGCGTTTGAGGTCATCTGCCCCTCCATACCGGGCTACGGCTTCTCCGAGGCACCCCGAAAGAAag GTTTCAACTCTGTGTGTGCTGCCCGAGTGTTCCACAAGCTGATGAAGAGGCTGGGCTTCACTCAGTTCTATGCACACGGGGGTGACTGGGGCTGGCTCGTCACCACCAATATGGCCCAGCTGGAGCCCAA AACCGTCAAAGGCCTGCACATCAACTTCGCCCCGCCACCCAAGTTTGGCGTTGGCATGGCGATGTCCATGCTGTTGGGCCGGCGCTTCCCCAAGCTGTTCGGGTTCACGGAGCACGACCTGAGCCGCCTCTTCCCCGTCAAGCAGAAGTTGATAGTGGAGTCGCTGATGGAGACGGGCTACATGCACATCCAGGCCACCAAGCCGGACACCATAG GTCGTGGGCTGAATGACAGCCCTGTTGGCCTTGCTGCGTACATCCTGGAGAAGTTCTCCACCTGGACCAATCCAGAGTTCCGGAACCTTGAAGACGGAGGACTGGAAAG GAATTTTTCCCTTGACGACCTTTTGACCAACGTGATGATTTACTGGACAACGGGGTCCATCATTTCATCCATGCGTTTCTACAAGGAGAACTTTGGTGAAGGCTTGAACCAGAAACACTCAAA GATCCCAGTTTACGTCCCCACGGGCTACGCCGCCTTCCCCAACGAGCTGATGCACACCCCGAAGCCGTGGGTGAAGCAGATGTACCGCAAGCTCAAGTCCTACACCCCCATGGCCCGAGGAGGCCACTTCGCCGCCATGGAGGAGCCCCAGCTGATGGCCGAGGACATCCAGAACTTCATCAGGAAGCTGGAGAAGAGGAAAAGGAAGTGA
- the srp9 gene encoding signal recognition particle 9 kDa protein has product MPYYQIWEEFARAAEKLYLTDPMKVRVVLKYRHCDGNLCMKVTDDAVCLQYKTDQAQDVKKIEKLHGKLMRFMVSKESRSVAMETD; this is encoded by the exons ATGCCTTATTATCAAATATGGGAAGAGTTCGCCAGAGCCGCCGAAAAACTGTATTTGACAGACCCAATGAAG GTTAGAGTTGTACTGAAGTATCGCCATTGTGACGGGAACCTTTGTATGAAAGTCACAGACGACGCAGTG tgtttgcaGTATAAGACCGACCAGGCCCAGGATGTCAAGAAGATTGAGAAGCTGCACGGCAAGTTGATGAGATTCATGGTTTCCAAGGAATCACGTagcgttgccatggaaacggacTGA